ACTCGGACCTTGGCGCGGGATTCCGCATTGCGACCTACGACCTGGAACTGCGCGGCGGCGGCAACCTGCTGGGTGACTCCCAGTCGGGTCACATCGCCGCGGTCGGGCTGGAGCTCTATACCGAGCTGCTCGAAGAGGCGGTGCACGAGCTCAAGGGCGAGGCTTGGCACGAGCGCATCGACCCGGAAGTGAACCTCGGACTCGAGGCGCACCTGCCCGATGACTACGTTCCGGACGTGGGAGAGAAGATTAATTTTTATAAAAAACTCTCCAACGCCCTGACCGATCAGGAGCTGCAGGACGTCGCCGACGAGCTGATCGACTGCCACGGCCCGCCGGGCGAGCCGGTGAAAAACCTGCTGGGAACCCTCCAGGTGGGCGTTCTGGCGCGGGAGATGAACGTGACACTGGTGGAACTCAAGGGCAGCGACCTGTCCATTCGTTTCCACGAGGACCTCTCGCGCGGGGTGGAGATCAACCAGGAGAAACTGCTGGGGCTTGTCACCGCCGAGCCACAGCGCTACCGTTTGCGCCCTGATATGCGGTTACTGGTGAAATTGAGCGCCGAAGAAGCCGAAGACCCGGCCGCTTCCACCAGAAAGATCCTCGCCGCGCTGCGCTAGCGGGCGGGGAAGCCGGGTATCGGACGGGTTGGGGAACCCGGGGATCTGACACGAAATCTATGAAGAACCCAAGCGGTTCAAGGAGTTCCACTGGAATGAAAAGCCATCGCAATAGCTGGATTCTGGCGCTCTGCGCCCTTGCCCTCGTCCTGACGGGTGCCTGCGACAAGAACAAGGACAAGCCCGCAGCCGGTGCCGAGGGCGCTTCGAGCTCGGCCGAGATGCCCGACATGCCCAAGCCCACCGGCGAAGTGCTGGCCACGGTCAACGGCGTGGATGTCTACACCGACGAATTCATGCAGGCCGCGCGCCGCCTGCCGCCGACCAGCCGCAGCGGTCTGATGCAGCCCGACAAGCGCAAGAAGTTCTTCGAGGACTTCGTCGAGGACAAGCTCCTCTATATTGAAGCCAAGTCCCGCGGCCTTCAGAACGATGAAGACGTCGCCCGCCGTATCAACGAATACGCCGAGCGCGTCACCATCCAGGCACTGCGTCGTGACATCCAGCGCCAGCCTGTCGACGATGCGAAGATTGAAGAGTACTACAACTCCCACATCGAGGAGTTCACCCAGAACCGCGGCCGCTTCTCCATGATCCTCAAGCGCCGTCCCCCCAACCGCACCCCCGAGGACGACAAGCGCATCGAGTCCGAGATCAAGGCGATCTACAAGAAACTCCAGGGCGGCGGCGACTTTGCGGCCATCGCCAAGAAAGAGTCGCAGGAACCCCGCAGCGCCCAGGTGGGCGGCGACATGGGTTTTGTCGATCTCTCGCGCTGGTCTGCCCGCGTGCAGGAAGAGGGCGAGAAGCTCAAGGTGGGCGAGCTCAGCCAGCCGTTTGAAGTCGGCTATGGCTGGATCATCCTCAAGCGCACCGAGAAGGAAAAGACCATCACCGCGCCGCTCTCCGAAGTGAAGCCCCGCATCGCCCAGCGCATGCGCGTCGCGGCGGTCGACAACTTCAAGGAAGACCTGCGCGGCAACGCGAAGATCGACGTGAACGACAAGCTGCTCTACTCCCTCGATCTGGGCATGGGTGGAGCCAAGCGTTCGAGCGCGCCGGCACAGGCTGAAGAGCCCGCCGCCGAGACGCAGGAAGCGGCCCCGGCAGAGGGCGGCGCCGAGCAGTAAGGAAGCGCGTTCACGACCCACGGCGTGAGATATTTCAAAAACAACTCCATGATGCGAGGGGTACGGTCCTGGGCCGTACCCCTCGTCGTCTTGTCGGCGCTTTTCTTCTGCGCAGCTTGCGAGAAGGAAATTCCGATCGAGCAGCGACCGGTCCTCGTCGTCAACGGCGAGAGCCTGGGGCTCGGCGCGTTCTACCAGGCCTTCGAGCGTGAAGCTGTCAACGCCGGTGACCTGCCGGAAGGATCGCCGCAGCGTCTTCGCGAGCAGGTCTCCTTTCTCCAGCGCATGGCCGACCGGATGGTGCTCGACCAGTACGCCCGCACCTCGGGCGTGAAGGTCGACGAAAAGGCGCTGGCCGAGGAAGTCCAGCGGCTCAAGTCCGGCTACGACGACGTGGGTTTTGAGCAGATGCTCGTCGAGCGCCAGCTCACCGAGGCCGAGTGGGTGGATCTCATTCGCAGCCGGAAGCGCTCCATGCTCGCGACCGAGCAGGCCCTGGCGACCAGGATCGCCGAGCCCACCGAAGAGGAACTGCGCGAGTACTACGAAGCCCACATCGAGGAATTTTCCCAGCCCAAGCAGGTGCACGCCCGCCAGATTCTCGTCGACTCGGCGGAAAAGGCCGAAGAGCTGCGCACCG
The genomic region above belongs to Chrysiogenia bacterium and contains:
- a CDS encoding transcription-repair coupling factor produces the protein SDLGAGFRIATYDLELRGGGNLLGDSQSGHIAAVGLELYTELLEEAVHELKGEAWHERIDPEVNLGLEAHLPDDYVPDVGEKINFYKKLSNALTDQELQDVADELIDCHGPPGEPVKNLLGTLQVGVLAREMNVTLVELKGSDLSIRFHEDLSRGVEINQEKLLGLVTAEPQRYRLRPDMRLLVKLSAEEAEDPAASTRKILAALR
- a CDS encoding peptidylprolyl isomerase, which gives rise to MKSHRNSWILALCALALVLTGACDKNKDKPAAGAEGASSSAEMPDMPKPTGEVLATVNGVDVYTDEFMQAARRLPPTSRSGLMQPDKRKKFFEDFVEDKLLYIEAKSRGLQNDEDVARRINEYAERVTIQALRRDIQRQPVDDAKIEEYYNSHIEEFTQNRGRFSMILKRRPPNRTPEDDKRIESEIKAIYKKLQGGGDFAAIAKKESQEPRSAQVGGDMGFVDLSRWSARVQEEGEKLKVGELSQPFEVGYGWIILKRTEKEKTITAPLSEVKPRIAQRMRVAAVDNFKEDLRGNAKIDVNDKLLYSLDLGMGGAKRSSAPAQAEEPAAETQEAAPAEGGAEQ
- a CDS encoding peptidyl-prolyl cis-trans isomerase, whose product is MRGVRSWAVPLVVLSALFFCAACEKEIPIEQRPVLVVNGESLGLGAFYQAFEREAVNAGDLPEGSPQRLREQVSFLQRMADRMVLDQYARTSGVKVDEKALAEEVQRLKSGYDDVGFEQMLVERQLTEAEWVDLIRSRKRSMLATEQALATRIAEPTEEELREYYEAHIEEFSQPKQVHARQILVDSAEKAEELRTEIRRGADFAEVARANSLSPDASSGGDLGYFSAGYMPVEFDQAVFMLRPGRVSKVVASPYGYHLFLVEDIRQPHQVSFEEAREEIRERLRTDRMREVHDKWLHELRKQANIEFHAELLMQ